In the Bacteroidales bacterium genome, one interval contains:
- a CDS encoding PepSY-associated TM helix domain-containing protein, whose translation MKKLRKWSRILHRDIGFFFVGATIIYGISGIALNHMKDWDPNYIVDIKRINTDIDLSKEHISEAKILTLLKEFDSEDEYKSYNFVERGGILRIYLSGRSSVTVKPSTGEVMAEFVSKRPVFYQSNYLHYNPNKWWTWFSDIFAGALILFAVTSLFMVRGKKGAWGRGGIYITLGIVIPILFLIF comes from the coding sequence ATGAAAAAGTTAAGAAAGTGGAGTAGAATACTTCACAGAGATATAGGTTTCTTTTTTGTGGGTGCAACAATTATTTACGGTATTTCAGGTATTGCATTGAACCACATGAAAGATTGGGATCCAAATTATATTGTTGATATTAAGAGAATTAATACTGATATTGATTTGTCAAAAGAACATATTTCAGAAGCAAAAATATTAACTCTTTTAAAAGAATTTGATTCGGAAGATGAATATAAAAGTTATAATTTTGTAGAAAGAGGTGGTATTTTAAGAATTTACCTCAGCGGTCGTTCTTCTGTTACGGTAAAACCGTCAACAGGAGAAGTTATGGCTGAGTTTGTAAGCAAAAGGCCTGTTTTTTATCAATCAAATTATTTGCATTATAATCCGAATAAATGGTGGACATGGTTTTCGGATATTTTTGCAGGAGCCTTGATATTGTTTGCAGTAACTTCGTTATTTATGGTCAGAGGCAAAAAAGGTGCATGGGGCAGAGGTGGTATTTATATTACTTTAGGTATAGTTATTCCAATTTTGTTTTTGATTTTTTAA
- a CDS encoding TonB-dependent receptor, which translates to MKKSNFRLIFIIFSLIILSGISYSQNLTQIVRGRIVDIDTKNPLPGAVVIILNSNPVIAVITDNNGNFELKKVPIGRCSFKISYLGYEDILINDKMINSGKETILNIQLQEKYFQNEEIIIHGNSEKDKAISDIAIVSARTFSIEESNRYAGGFNDLSRMATAFAGVASLNGETNEIVIRGNSPRGLLWRINGIEVSNPNHFPRGDGSSGGGISIITSDIISNSDFFTGAFPAEYGNALSGVFDINLREGNSNKHEFALKPGAVGVEATAEGPLFKKSTSSYLVNYRYSTLAMIEKLGFNVIDNTVIPTFQDIAFNFTLQTKNAGTFNLFGFGGISDAGEKAIIDTSLWVNASDNRNEFEIHKTGVAGIKNMFVFPNHKSYLHTILSMNLEQSSVYLDSLDYNYQANRLYDEDIKYQFARFSMKFNHKFNVKNTLRTGFIYNFMGFNLSANQINSTGSLTQFIDNTGNSTLIQMYINHKHRINENITVNTGIHSMNFFLNKEITFEPRLGIRWNFAKKHALSYGFGLHSQTEAISTYFTKIYDEFGNYVESNQNLKLAKSIHNVIAYDFSLNKYHRLKIEMYQQYLFDIPVSTDTNSTFSTINSRGGLNSFELNNKGKGYNYGIELTLERFLYKNLYFLSTISLFDSKYKAPDEKIYNTLYNSNFMFNFLAGKEFMAGKKRNSILGINTKIFYKKGNRLTPINIELSKQAGQTVYIYEESYQNRMSDFIRWDAGISFRQNKKKYSWIFSLDIQNILNRKNIYSEYYNPDTEELAYRYALPLIPVFNLKVEF; encoded by the coding sequence ATGAAAAAATCAAATTTTCGCTTAATATTTATTATATTCTCCCTTATTATACTTTCCGGTATTTCTTATTCACAAAATCTCACTCAAATTGTAAGAGGCAGAATTGTAGATATTGACACAAAAAATCCTTTACCCGGTGCTGTTGTAATTATCCTTAACTCAAATCCTGTAATTGCTGTTATTACAGATAACAACGGAAATTTTGAATTAAAAAAAGTTCCGATAGGAAGATGTTCATTTAAAATATCATATCTTGGTTACGAAGATATTTTGATTAATGATAAGATGATAAATTCGGGAAAAGAAACTATCTTAAACATTCAACTTCAAGAAAAATATTTTCAAAATGAAGAAATAATTATACACGGAAACAGTGAAAAAGACAAAGCAATAAGTGATATTGCCATTGTCAGTGCAAGAACATTTTCGATTGAAGAAAGTAATCGATATGCCGGCGGATTTAATGACCTTTCCAGAATGGCTACTGCATTTGCAGGAGTAGCATCTTTAAATGGAGAGACAAATGAAATAGTAATTCGCGGAAACTCACCGAGAGGATTATTGTGGCGTATTAACGGTATTGAAGTTTCTAACCCCAATCATTTTCCTCGTGGCGACGGCTCTTCGGGAGGGGGGATAAGTATAATTACTTCCGATATTATTTCAAATTCTGATTTTTTCACAGGTGCATTTCCTGCAGAATACGGAAATGCTTTATCAGGTGTTTTTGATATTAATTTAAGAGAAGGAAACAGCAACAAACATGAATTTGCACTTAAACCGGGTGCAGTAGGTGTCGAAGCTACGGCAGAAGGTCCGCTCTTTAAGAAAAGTACAAGCTCTTATTTGGTAAATTACAGATATTCAACTCTTGCAATGATTGAAAAGCTTGGCTTTAATGTTATTGACAATACAGTTATCCCGACTTTTCAAGATATTGCCTTTAATTTTACGCTTCAAACTAAAAATGCGGGAACATTTAATTTATTCGGCTTTGGCGGTATAAGTGATGCCGGAGAGAAAGCAATTATTGATACAAGTCTTTGGGTTAACGCAAGTGATAACCGGAATGAATTTGAAATTCATAAAACCGGAGTTGCAGGTATTAAAAATATGTTTGTTTTTCCGAATCATAAAAGCTATTTGCACACAATATTATCAATGAACCTTGAACAAAGTTCTGTATATCTCGATTCTCTTGATTATAATTATCAAGCAAACAGGTTATATGACGAAGATATAAAATATCAATTTGCTCGTTTTTCAATGAAATTTAATCATAAATTCAATGTAAAGAATACTTTAAGAACCGGATTTATTTACAATTTCATGGGATTTAATTTATCTGCAAATCAAATTAATTCAACAGGAAGTTTAACACAATTTATTGATAATACGGGAAATTCGACACTAATACAAATGTATATAAATCATAAACACAGAATAAATGAAAACATTACTGTAAATACAGGCATTCATAGTATGAATTTCTTTTTGAATAAAGAAATAACATTTGAACCTCGGTTAGGAATACGTTGGAACTTTGCAAAAAAACATGCTTTAAGTTACGGTTTCGGATTACATAGTCAAACAGAGGCTATTTCTACATATTTTACTAAAATTTATGATGAATTTGGAAACTATGTTGAATCAAATCAAAACTTAAAACTTGCAAAATCAATACATAATGTAATTGCATACGATTTTTCATTAAATAAATATCATCGTTTGAAAATTGAAATGTATCAACAATATTTATTTGACATTCCTGTCAGTACGGATACAAACAGCACATTTTCAACAATTAACAGCAGAGGCGGATTAAATAGTTTCGAACTTAATAACAAAGGGAAAGGATATAATTACGGTATTGAATTAACTCTTGAAAGATTTTTATATAAAAACCTTTATTTTTTAAGCACAATATCATTATTTGATTCAAAATATAAAGCACCTGACGAAAAAATATATAATACTCTTTACAACAGCAATTTTATGTTTAATTTTCTTGCCGGAAAAGAATTCATGGCAGGCAAAAAAAGAAACAGTATTTTGGGTATTAACACTAAAATATTTTATAAAAAAGGAAACAGACTAACACCGATAAATATTGAATTGTCAAAACAAGCAGGGCAAACAGTTTATATTTATGAAGAATCCTATCAAAACAGAATGTCTGATTTTATTCGCTGGGATGCAGGCATAAGTTTCAGACAAAATAAAAAGAAATATTCTTGGATTTTTTCATTAGACATACAAAATATTCTGAATCGAAAAAATATCTATTCAGAATATTACAACCCGGATACAGAGGAACTTGCATATCGTTATGCTTTGCCGTTAATTCCTGTTTTTAATTTAAAAGTTGAGTTTTAA